The Raphanus sativus cultivar WK10039 chromosome 2, ASM80110v3, whole genome shotgun sequence DNA segment ACAATtgcaaatcacaaataaataACCTTAATATTAACTTTGCAATTATTCAaatgatatcactcaaattactcTAAGTAACTTTACTCTCACAAATAAGATGTTCAGTTGTAGTAcgtagggatcgaatccacagagagcaTGGACACACAATAAACTCAAGCAGTTGCGATTAAGCTAGACAAAAAGTATGAACGCAGTAAATATAACAAAGCAGttgaacaaggtagttgtttgattgattgattgattagtTGTTTTATGGAAGGATGGTTCCTCATGCATTTCATTGCCCAAATGGGAGTCTTTGTCTCCGAATGAAGTGGCAACTGGCTTACTCTTGTATTCTTCGCTCCCATTAAATCATCAAAACTTTCCAGTGTGTTATACCACCCTTGTCCTGAATAGGTTTCCTGATTTTTCCATGATCCATCTATAAAACACCATCTAACTAGGATAGACGGTACTATTGCTTCAACTGGTAGTCGCATTTGATCGATTCTCTGTGTAAGTGAAAGTTGTGCCTCAGCCCAAAGTAATGTCTCCGTTTCTACCAATTTGAGAGCATCTCTAAGatcaatatccaaattactaaatacTTTGTTGGTTCTTCATTTTCATATGTACCATAAGATCAGTGCAAATTGATGATCTTCCAATTCCGGAGAAACCCTCCAAAATAAATGATCCATGTTTGCAAAAAGTGATTAAGTGGGAAAAATGTCTAGATTCAATGGAATTCGTGAGAGTGCCCAAATCTGAATCGTCAGTGGACATTCAAAAATACATGATTTATGGATTTTTCAGGTGCTCCATATCGTGCACAAATTGTATCCCCTTGTATTCCTCTTGCTCTTAAATTTTTCTTAATCGCTAGATATCCTGATACCAATTGccataaaaatgttttattttaggtGGACAGTGTACTTTCTAACAAAAACCTTCAATGTAAAGACCGAAAGACCATTCTCTAGTAGCGTTTTTTCCTTGATATCCAGATTTAACTGTGTATCtctcattattaataaaatgtaaTCCATCATGATCTGCTATTTGAGTTCGACGTAGTGGTTTACTTTCAATTATTTTCATCTTGAAGATCCACCAGGGTCTGAATTACCTGTAAATTCCATGTTCTCGATATTACATTGATAAGAGAATCCAATGTAAGGTCCGGGTAAAGaatttgttgatttttatttgctCGTCTCTAGCGAAGGAATGAGAACCAAGTATAATTTCATACTAAGATAGATGATCTTGATCTTACCATTTTGATTAGTCATTTCCTGACCAGGGATTTAGCAGGGACAATACTACGCTAGCTACGCATGtaataaatctataaaatttatataatctcAAATTAATGTTTTcgatttattttacaaaatttaaaactgaaatctaaaaatatacacatgtaataaaactataaattacatttttgtaaattttgtttttatctaatttcaaatatttaaattaagtatatatataaagaatagtgattatatttttttataaaaattcaaaacttaacttttagaaaaactaaataatatataaaatttaataaaattatagaaacttaaaatacataaattctagatgcagttatatttcctaaataaaacatttataaacataattaatttattttaaaacgcgagtcaaaatctaatattttctttaaaaactatttagtttttttttatagaaaatctCCTAAATAACTTTTGTTTCCTAAATAACAATCAAAGTGACCAAATTATCTTTCATTAAAGGGGTAAACAATAATATACTCtcgtttataaaattttcttaattatattttaaatatataaattaaataattattaaaatttgaaataataacaTCGAAAGTATATTcttcataattaaattttacccaatacttttgtctttttgacatttttcaaaaaataaaatctctaaaatgtagtttgataatttttttaattaaaatattgagtaatacattcttaaatatatatgcTATCTTACTGtatttgtaaaacaaaatcaaattttcaaatacaATTGCTTTCATAGacatgtaattatattttttaaatgtaactTGTATGTATAATTTAGCAAGGTTTTTTTACTGGGCAATTGTTCATAATAGCACTTTTGAAGTTATTGTGTCCAAAATAGCATTCATTAATAGACTCAATTATTTTAGTACCCTTGgtttatattaaacaaaaaaagcaaaaaaaaagaaaaagaaaaagaaaaaaagagaaactcaCGATTGCGTCAATTTCGTTTCATCGTCTCCGGCGAACAACAGTATCACCATCTTCGAAGCTTTGAATCGCATCCCCCATCACTGCAACTAGAATCGATCCCATCCAATTCTACGCCCATGAGCTCGATCCCCGCTCCGGTGACGCGAGCTCGATCTCCGCTCCGGTGACGCGCCGCCTCCATCTCAGGATGAAAATACAAGTGAGAATCAGGAACAGAGAAGAGATTTGAAGGGCGCATGAGTGCTATAAGCGTCTCAAATCTTGTATCGGGCTCAGAGATGGCAGCCACTAAGGCGGCTCTACCTGTGTATGAATGTATCGAGGTCATTATCACTCTCAAAGATGTTTACCCCGTGGTTCAAGAGAACCTCATCTCTACCTGTGACTCCCGTTGTTTCCTCAAACTCCAACTGTAAGCAAGCTTTCTTTTGTATGGTGTCAAGAGTATATCTTACAACCGTTTAGGTAACTTAATACTTGGTATCGCAGAGCAAAGGGAGGGTACAGATAGCTAGATCTCTCTCTGTGCCTATTAATTTCAAGGAAGCAAGCTTAAAGAGAATGGATTCGTTCTTCAGAGTGATTCCTTCTACTTCTTGTGTAAAGGAAGGAGAAGTTTGCTCAAATGCATCTGAGGATGGTAAGTTCATGGTTCTATAGGTTTTATAATTGTATGTCTTTTCACCTGTAAATCTATCTTAATGTATTGAACAGAAACATGTGATGCTGATGGAGAAGACATACCTGAGGATGAAGCAGTTTGTAGGATCTGTTTGGTAGAGCTTTGTGAAGGAGGAGAAACTTTGAAAATGGAGTGTAGTTGCAAAGGAGAACTTGCTCTTGCTCATAAAGACTGTGCTCTTAAATGGTTCTCCATAAAGGGTAACAAAACCTGTGAGGTATGTGAACAAGAAGTTAAGAACTTACCTGTAACACTCCTAAGGATCTAAAGCAATCGAAATTCTGGTGTTCATCAGCTTGATGTCAATGGTTACAGCCTTAcaggtaaaaaaaaactcatatacCTATCGTTCTTGAACAGAGTATTCTTAACCTTTTGTGTTATATCTCTACAGAGTTTGGCAGGAGGTCCCGGTTCTAGTAATCATCAGCATGCTCGCTTACTTCTGCTTTCTTGAGCAGCTCCTGGTAACCCGTTTCTACTGTTTATATAAACAACAAGAATCATTCAgtatttatacatttatattaatgtaaaaAGAAAGCATTGTGCATATGCTAGATGACtttacaaaaccaaaaaatagaaacaaatattatagATATTGGAAAGCATTTGGTAGTTTTTGGATGGACTTCgagaaataatatattagtgtATCTCTATCTAGCAAAGTTTAAACctaaaaaatgaaatgaaaaatatattatttttggtagGCTCGTGAATTTGCTTATGACATTGTTAGTCTCTTGCTTGTGCTTGTGTTTGTGAAACTTAGTAGTGATTTGTGTAGTTTCGGGAAGGATTTGTGTAGTTTCAGGAAAACTTTCCAGAAAATTCGATGAtaacaaatttgaattttttttttgctttgtgtCGTTCTTTTTTGATTATGCCTGTTGATATCTTTGGTAGCCTCTTGAATTTGCTTATGACATTTCTATACAATTGCTTGTGCCtgtaaaactatatttttttttcaggaagaatttgtataattttagaAAAGCTTTCCAGAAGATTTTGTGTTAACAAATTTTGAAGTATTGATTACTTGGTTACACACGATAGTAACACGATGGGAGTTTTATTACCTCTCAGGCTAACAGTACCCGAGCTGAAGTATCAGATTGTTCAGAGCCAAGGCAAAACAGTTCGAGATTTATGTTGATtattgaaaatttcaaatttctaaATGTAACAAGAAAGCTTTGTACATATTCtgtaacaaataaaatatttaggaatgacttcctgaaaatttaatatttaaaaacaagtaaatttaatatgatttggataacaagtaaaaatatttagaaagtgttattgaaaaattattatttaataaggAAAAATGTTAGGATATCATGTATTAACCAGCTTACATATACATCATATTTATGAtagtatgtaaaatatttaggaaaggtttcctaaaaatataatatttaattaaaaataaaatgttagaatgacaagtaaaatatttagaaagtgcatcctgaaaatttaatatttaattaaaaagaaaaaaaattgttaggataacaagtaaaatatttaggaaggacttcctgaaaatttaatatttaaaaacaagtaaatttaatatgatttggataacaagtaaaaatatttagaaagtgcttattgaaaaattaatatttaataaggaaaaatgttaggatatcatgtattaacaaacttacatatatatcatatttatgatAGTACTAGTGGTTTTCCGgtgctacgcgccgggttcgtcaattttatttaaatgaatttaCAATTTATCTTATGGtttttgtaaagaaaatatgttcgAAAATATGAAGATGAATATATGTTGAAAGATAATGATAGTTTTTGATCCATTTGAGGTTACCAACAATAGTgtcttattttgttttgaagttACTTGGGTCAATGTGGAatatcataagtgttgtgattgatcatctaaataaaaatagaatacaaAAATTGGTATTTTAGTTGGAATATCATaagttcactttttttttatgttttgtgatGGTGAGGTAGGAGAAACGTACTTAGTGATATAGAGTAGAGTTGGTATTGTATAGATGTGAATATTTAAcgcaaaaataatttataaataagatTTGGATTTGTAAAACTCTATTATTGGTTTAAGTGAACTCTGTAAGATATTTGAACCGTTTGACCAGGCCTTACAGCCCTCACAACGGAGTAGCTCAGCTTATCTTCTTTTGAATCAAAAAGCATGAGACCTAATGCTTATTTGATTTCCTAGTACGACATCTGTGTGCCAACGATTTGAAAGTAATATCAATTAGTCACAAGCTAGAATGATGCAAAGATAGTAATATGTTACTGAAACCCAGCGAGTTATActaaaagctttttttttaaaccaagcA contains these protein-coding regions:
- the LOC108841671 gene encoding uncharacterized protein LOC108841671, coding for MDSFFRVIPSTSCVKEGEVCSNASEDETCDADGEDIPEDEAVCRICLVELCEGGETLKMECSCKGELALAHKDCALKWFSIKGNKTCELDVNGYSLTEFGRRSRF